From the genome of Triticum aestivum cultivar Chinese Spring chromosome 3B, IWGSC CS RefSeq v2.1, whole genome shotgun sequence, one region includes:
- the LOC123070817 gene encoding la-related protein 6A, giving the protein MDGQAPHPIAVAPESLPHPPPTLETEAEDDPVVVPDTSDAASSEPSKVGALSTSPLIKAEDDPVVVPDSVEPASSVASVVSAGGVVPLPPPSRPLEAEEDPLIVPDTSEALPLEAPNVGTGSVVPLLPSPPLEAEDDPLIVPVIDASSEASDVVASGVVLTDELRDKIVKQVEYYFSDENLPTDEFMLKFVMKNKEGLGNVPLGVIASFRKMKKLVQDHSTIEAALRTSSKLVVSSNGKRVRRLHPLPCNELKDVKKRTVVVENLPLDFSLESIQEKFGSVGKIMKIAIHDPHAVGESAASKKPDIMLSNKVHAIVEYEAVEAAEKAVATLNDERNWRTGMRVILLAKRSVVGSGKNIQSSKENHGTCLRKNNEGQFSKEVQQSVSEKNGGADSGEVASDKENVNSDVNHEEVRQHQRANASGGRKGRYRSQGKGLSGQGHGSSPTIPGSDSANKPISGPRMPDGTRGFTMGRGRSLPLPKAEKAQKTEE; this is encoded by the exons ATGGACGGCCAGGCTCCACACCCCATCGCCGTCGCACCCGAATCCCTGCCGCACCCACCTCCGACTCTGGAGACGGAGGCGGAGGATGACCCCGTCGTCGTCCCCGACACCTCCGATGCCGCTTCTTCGGAGCCCTCCAAGGTCGGCGCCCTTTCGACGTCGCCTCTTATTAAGGCGGAGGACGACCCAGTCGTCGTCCCCGACTCCGTCGAACCCGCTTCTTCGGTGGCCTCCGTGGTTAGCGCAGGTGGTGTagtgccactgccgccgccgtcgcggccTCTTGAGGCGGAGGAGGATCCCCTCATCGTCCCCGACACTTCCGAGGCCCTTCCTTTGGAGGCCCCCAATGTTGGCACAGGTAGCGTGGTGCCCCTGTTGCCATCGCCACCTCTTGAGGCGGAAGACGACCCCCTCATCGTCCCCGTCATTGATGCCTCTTCGGAGGCCTCCGACGTGGTTGCCTCTGGTGTCGTGCTTACGGACGAGCTCCGTGACAAGATAGTTAAACAG GTGGAGTACTACTTCAGCGATGAGAATCTTCCCACAGATGAGTTTATGTTGAAATTTGTGATGAAGAACAAGGAGGGCCTTGGTAATG TTCCGCTTGGAGTTATTGCATCATTCAGAAAAATGAAGAAACTTGTTCAGGACCACTCTACAATTGAAGCTGCCCTTAGGACATCATCCAAGCTG GTTGTGAGCTCTAATGGGAAAAGAGTCAGAAGGTTACATCCCTTACCATGCAATGAATTGAAAGACGTGAAG AAAAGGACTGTTGTGGTGGAAAATCTACCTCTGGATTTCTCCCTGGAGAGTATACAGGAGAAATTTGGATCAGTTGGCAA AATTATGAAGATAGCCATCCATGATCCACATGCAGTTGGAGAATCTGCAGCATCGAAGAAGCCTGACATCATGTTGAGTAATAAG GTACATGCCATTGTTGAGTATGAAGCAGTGGAGGCAGCTGAGAAGGCT GTGGCCACCTTAAACGATGAGAGGAACTGGAGAACTGGGATGAGAGTCATACTTCTGGCTAAACGAAGTGTAGTGGGATCAGGAAAGAATATCCAGTCTTCTAAAGAAAATCATGGAACATGTTTGAGAAAGAACAACGAGGGCCAGTTTTCAAAAGAAGTACAGCAGTCGGTATCAGAAAAAAATGGTGGTGCTGATTCAGGAGAGGTTGCTTCAGATAAGGAGAATGTGAACTCTGATGTTAACCATGAG GAGGTGCGCCAACACCAAAGGGCAAATGCTAGCGGTGGTCGAAAAGGCAGATACAGAAGCCAAGGAAAAGGCCTGAGTGGACAAG GGCACGGCTCATCCCCTACTATTCCTGGTTCTGACTCTGCAAACAAGCCTATTTCTGGACCGAGAATGCCGGATGGAACAAGGGGCTTTACAATGGGGCGTGGTAGATCGCTTCCACTTCCGAAAGCGGAGAAGGCCCAGAAGACCGAGGAATAG